ACACCATTGGCTAAAATTGGGCGTCAACAAGAGAAGTAAATTCTCGTACCTGGGCTTAGAGAGGTTTAGAGCTGGACCAACCATTGTGTGGACGATTTCCCAGAATTTGGTAGATTGTACATGCTTAGGCTCAGAGATCATGGGATATGGAAACATGGGGTTGAGGAAATTTCGGTAACCACCGCTCCGTAGAGGCGGAGTCATAATGCCGATATTCCTCTCTCCATTGATGTTGTTTGAAAACAAAGGCAGGATTCCCAATAGCCAAACGCTAGGATGAAAATTGATAAACGACGGGTTGCTTTGTACCAGAGATTGCCATTGACATTCATAGACCCACATCAAAGCTATCGATATACGATGTATAAGGAAACTTTTGTCCTTACCACCCAGATAACGAAGAGACAATGAAAGTGGACTTAGAAAATATTCAGAAAATTTTGACCTGGATTTTGTGTTCATGGGCTTAGCATGCTGAAAGCGTAATGGGCCGACAATAAGGGAAAGGCCCACCAAAAGAACATCGAAGAACATGATGGTTGACCTAGCAAAATTGAGTGAGCGGTGGCGGTTGTACGGAGAGGGTGAATAGGTTTGCAAGAGACTGAGCATCTCCGGGGAACAAACCTTCAGCATAAGCAAGCCAGAGTTGTTGTAAGGGGCTTGATCGAGTATCCACACCGACAGTTCAATTTTAGAGAGATGGGTTCTTGACATGGAAAAGGGGACGTCGTGTGCCTCCAACGTCTCCACCGGATAAAGCTTGGCTAGTGGTCCAGAGAGGAGCTCGCCTGTTAAGCTTGGTGCCTCAATAGAGGCTTTTCCAGGGGTGCAACGACATCCCAATCGGAGGTTGTGCATGTTGAATATTCGTGGATTTGGTAAACCGGTTGAAGTAATTAGAGACAAGGTGCGGGGGTTAACCGGAACCCACCGTTGCCCTTTGTCACTGCTGATCGAAAAGTCGCCGAAATCTGAGGAGGCCAGGGAGGTTTGTAACAAGACTAAAGACGGGGAAAAGCTTAAATAACCGAAAGAAAGATTAACTAAAAGAAAGTAGAGAAACAAGAGATCCTGACACCGGTGAGTAGGAGCTACACCGGCGTCGGAGAAAATTTGCGGAATAGAGACCTCGATGTTAGTGCGTGAGAGAGTTTGAAAATGTCAATCCTTAGTTTCAAATATACCAAAGAAGGAATCTATATTGgcctttttcctttcttttcttcagtGGCGTTGAACGTCATAATTGCCGTATCATTCATTTGACACTACAGTATTATTTTTAGGTTAAGTTAATCAGGTTTATATTAACTATAAAGTGCTAAAGTGAACAAATATGTTAACTATTCTATGttaattactaaaacaaatatgtaaataatcTATTATTTCTAATAGAACAAAtaacattttcttgttttaaataTCACTATGTGTCTTTGTAATGTCGGTTGTTTTACAATTTGGTGTTGCATCTATATTGGAAGTTTGGAACCAATAGAACTatagaagggaaaaaaaactgCTGAATTTGCTGCGAAAATTATATCGACATGACGCTAAACGTCTAATAGtggattattttttattatacaaaatttatcaaCTTCAATTAAGTAATTCAGAACGAAATGTTAATATTCCgtttattgatttattaacagataattcaaacaaaaaagtgtTACCATTCAAACTATAGATTTCTTGTAAATGTAGTTCTacatcttaaatattgtttgcTCGTGAATAAGTTTGGTCATATGCACTATGTGGATATGAATGGTATTTCGAAAATgtgatttcattatttttgacatttaaaatattcaaactgtaattaatcttctttttttttttggacaaatttgTAGTTAACGGAATCacattttcaaaacataaaaatgtgAAACGAATGGCATATTCTTTATCCCCTATGTTTGATAGAGATGACATACTGATAAAAAGATAATGCAAGTATTTATCTATTTGCGAAAAGATCTGTATGTCTAAAGGGATAGTCAAAACTGAAAACGTTTAAAATCGGGGCTTGGACTCTGGGCATATAAAATAGGTAGGAATGCATGGTGTCAAACtttaatgatgatgaagatagaGATTACTGTGGAGTCCCCAACACATCCACCCATCCGCATAAccacaaatatattaaatttctctatcaTTCTCTAGTCCCCAATATGGCCTCTTGTATTTATTGTCACAATCTATTAAATTCATATCAAACGTTTCTATATATGCGTCACTAAATATATCAATGCAAAGtgtgtatattattatatacatacatattcaTAATTGTAGAAATATTGTCAACTACATACTATAATCTAAGTTATAGTGtcttttgaaattctgattagATATGCTTattatgtgaatttttttaatattaatatatttaaatagaaaaagaaagggaaaagaTTAGTAAATTGGTAGTGGTCATTAAGAGGGACCATAAGAAATCATGAGCTTCAGCTACATTTCCCATGGATTCCTCGGAACcacttttttgttcttctctccatagattttaattaatactagtaaGGTTtaggagagagagatatatagagagagggtcattactcattagtgttgaactaatcaaaacaaaatccgAAAAAAAATCTGCAATGAATGGTTATATGATGatacatattaaataaatataatacaaaatatatgataaagaaaaagagtagtAGCAGTACCAAAGAAAGTAGTTGAAATCAGAGATCATAATAACCACCACAATCACAAACGCATGAAATCAGAACAGTACTGCTAACAGCCGAGTGAGTGTGTCTGTTCCATATCAAGATGGGGGACCATATTCTCCTGACTGAGGCGATCCTTTTTGTTCTCTACGATACACCTCCAATCACTCCGCTAATAAGATCACAAGTAGCAAAAAATTTCAGTAACTATTTTAAGATCACAAGTAGCCAAAATTCAGTAACTATTTTAAGATCACAAGTAGCCAAAATTCAGAACTCGAATATAATTATCGGAATCTGTAGAGAAAATTTAGTTGTCACTAATGTATTGACATTGGTGGAGATCCTTATACGAAAGAACTCATATCTCTAACCTAAAAGAACACACAAGAAAACTCTCTTCTTTATCACCTATGTATATATAATCCAACTTCGTACCACCATTTAGTGGTAAAACATCATCATTTCTAATTCACATACACCATTTGAATTTGCCATCCACGTAcgttatcaaaaattaaattgggAAGGCTGacgaaaaaaatgtaatttgggAAGCGAAGATGCATTTAATATGAATATTGTGAAACTGAATGTACGGAACGCATTCACTTTTTGTGTGCATAgaaagtagagaagaagatcagaTATTTGAGAATCTAATCTAACGTACAAATAAGTTGGAGTGGAGTGTAGTTCTCCAGTCCAACACGACGTACCGTTGTAGaatttagctttttctttttactagtAGTATTTTCCCTTATAGTTTGTGTTTACTCAATTTAAAAAAACTGCAGTTGTCCAACTTTATTTACTCTTAAGACTTTTGTAATCTTATACAGCTGTTTCTATTTTGGTACTTAATAATATACGTATTGGTAATTAATTTTAGAACTACGAAATTCTTGTGTACAACTATACTATAATATACTCCCTccggttttttttacttgtcgttctagagctttgcacacaaattaagaaactaGATCAATGTTCTATTATACCTtttctttaatacattttctaatttttttattggtcaaatcataaaaatagtcgggataaaattggtatttttgtcaaacatatGCATTGGAAACCTAAAACGACaaatattgaaaaacaaaatttttagtctagaatgacaagtaaaaaaaacgaGAGGGAGTATTATATACTATCATCTTAATAATCCCAGGTAGCTATTAATTACTTCGAAGAATGTGCTTACTTCGATTGCCAATGAGATACTTCAGAATCTAAGTTCATGCTTACTTTGATTACCAATGAGATAATTATGGCCTGAGCCATATTAATACAGTCTCCTATGACACCACTATACATGACTAATGGATATGTGTGACATGTTTCACCCCTTGCAAGACCAAAGAACGAGTTTCACCAATCTGCCAAAACTGTTTGGTTTCTCTCTTGGTCGCAATATGCCAATATATACTCTTAAAAGGATAAAATatccagttttttttatatatatctaggCTTCTAAAACTAATTTCGAGTTTCGGCTCAAGATCTAGcccggtaaaaaaaaaaatccatcccTATACTTAGGGAAATGGTGTTTGAATTAACGTTAACCATGTCTGTGCTTGACTGCTTGTAACGGTTTTGCttgagtaaaaaattaaaaaaaaaaaaactaaaaagatatgatttaacaaaaaaaactaacaagaCATGAGCTTGTGGTTCATGTATAAAAGAACTATAACGAGCTGAGTGACGTACGAACCATAACATAGATAACATGGGATTGTTGTTTACATGTTACTTATATTGCCAAGATGCATGgtaacaaccaaaatcaaagtaAACTGAATAATATCAAGAAAATATCAAGATGCATGGGATTGTTGTTTGCTAGAAGAAAATATCAGTCGATCgagtaattaataatttactcGAAGTAGTTAGTTGATACTTGACAGATCAAGATCGATCGACGGAGATCAGAGACCTTCTCTTCCATGCCTTTCGTAGGTTTACTCATGAAAGATACGAGATAGTGTGAGAGGTCACTTTCCTGACTTCTCCATTTATGTCCTCCATACTAACAAAACCCTCAAACACACTTATCAAATCCAATTAAATCTGTgcatttctttctatttataagTCTCTTTCATTTAGCCCCTTATCTTTTCGGTCgggttattaatttattattatctatgAATTCTCCTTGTCATTACAACCTAGcccaatttattaaaaaatcgtTCGATTATAAACTGAACTCAAACAGTATAGAACTGTTCTCCATTCGATTTCCTGACTAAGCAACAGTTTTCAAATGAAACGTggcaaattttcaaaacaattgaACCATATGTATACTTATTTCGTGTATTCCAAATAGAGCAAATACAAcaactgccaaaaaaaaaaaaaaaaaaaaaaaaaaaaacaaagagacggataaataaaaggaaatcagaaagaaaagatcTCTATTCGGGGGAATTCGAAAGCTCAAATGNATAGTTGCCTTGTTTTTACGATAAAAATTTATGTAGAATTGGTTATTAAATTTCTAGGTTTGAAACagacttataaaaaaaaagatagatattttatatcaaaaagagtaaaacatttatcttttgtttgtaagtctgtttcaactttcaaccatagaaaatttaaatttaaccaattcttccttttttacgaatataaaaatacaccagtaaaaaaaactttaataaaaaggaaaatattagaaaatcaaaacaatcatTTGGGccgtttaagaaaaaaaaaatacttatttgtataatttgattataaaaaaaaagtaattataatggttagtttatttattatcctttcgagagaagagagagaataagaaaaagcaagaaagaaaaaaaaaaacggaagagaaggaaaaagcAGAGAAGAGTGATGAGAAAATACAGCTTCGTTGTCACTTGTGACTCTCTATATATCGCATCCCCTCCCCATTGACAACCTTTCACTtccatcactctctctctctctctctctctctctctctttatctctgtATTATTCACTcatcacactctctctctcttcctctctctgaaaaaatggaaaaacccATGGTTTCGACATGGAGACCCGACCCGGTTTACCGTCCACCTGAGACACCACTGGAGCCTATGGAGTTCCTAGCTCGTTCATGGAGCGTCTCTGCTCTCGAAGTCTCCAAGGCTTTAACACCACCTAATCCTCAGATCCTCCTCTCcaaaaccgaagaagaagaagaagtagaagaacccATCTCCACCGGAGACGTCGACGGCGAGGACACCGGACTTGTCTCCGGGAACCCTTTCTCCTTCGCTTGTTCAGAAACTTCTCAAATGGTCATGGATCGTATCTTGTCTCACTCTGTAAGtcctttttcctctgttttcagataaaaacagagcatttgCGGACAAAACTAAGCATTCTCAAAGATACTGACAAAAGTTTATTTTCATTGTTCatgaaagtttcaatctttagcAAATTAtatgtttcataaatcttacgtaaggggaaaaaaatattcacgcgcaataattataattattattaatcaacaaaagaaaaaaaaagttatgatttAGAGCTACACACTCGCTTTCTGGGGACCCAAGAAACATAATAACAAGTTCATGGAtttgtcatcatcatctcttcttgATTCTACTTTTGTCTCATCCTTTAACTTTTTTGTGTTGGCAGCAAGAAGTGTCACCAAGAACATCTGGTCGGCTATCACATAGTAGTGGTCCACTCAACGGTTCATTGACCGACAGTCCTCCTGTGTCTCCTCCCGAATCCGACGGCATTAAGgttttctcaatttttcttgaccttttttaatttgggttttgtGACTATTCTTAAGCATGTATTTGGGTttctgcgttttttttttttttttggtgtttctcTCTATGTAAATGTTTTCGACTGCGTCACTGACATTTTTGTGTACACAATGAGAGacaatgaaaaaaatcaaaaaaagaatCTTCACTATAACCTTTCTCTTTATCCAACCATACCCAGAGGCCAGAGATCATGTCTTTCTCCCACTACTGTTTCCGATGATTACTCatcatttcattttaattttatactaatttgcattgtttattCGATAATTATTCCTTAAACCCATTAACGAACATGCTCaagattggttttttttaattagtattattattttagtgacTACACTTTGGTCTAAAGCAATCTCCTTtacttgatttgattttgtctttttcttgttcgtcactcctcttctaaaatatttttccttttttagattttgcttCACTCTTTTGTATATCCATTTCTGGCGaatctttaaattaaaagtccaatttttaatcttttcgtTTCTTGAAATGCAGCAATTTTGCAGAGCAAATAACAATTCGCTGAACAATATAAACTCTCAGTTCCGTTCAACGGCGACTACTCCGGGGACTATAACGGCCACGGCCACACAGTCCAAGACGGTTGGACGGTGGCTTAAGGAtcggagggagaagaagaaagaggagactCGAGCTCACAACGCTCAGATTCACGCTGCTGTCTCTGTTGCTGGCGTGGCTGCAGCTGTTGCTGCTATTGCAGCAGCCACTGCTGCGTCTTCTAGCTGCGGTAAGGATGAGCAGATGGCTAAAACCGACATGGCGGTTGCTTCTGCTGCGACCCTTGTGGCTGCTCAGTGTGTGGAGGCTGCTGAAGTTATGGGAGCTGAGAGAGAGTATTTGGCCTCTGTTGTTAGTTCTGCTGTTAATGTTCGTTCTGCTGGAGATATCATGACTCTCACTGCTGGAGCAGCTACAGGTTTGTTTAGTAACTCTAAACTCTGTTAATGGTTTTtgataaagttttgattttgatgcaaTTGATTTAGGGATTTGATTGACTGAAAAGTTGAAACTTGATGGAGAAATCGAATCATTTGATTTTAGGTGTGATGGGGACTGCTAAAGTTCTGATTTTGATGAAGGAAATGATAGAATTGATCTAGGGATTGGCTAAAAATTGGAACTTTATGAAGGAATCATAGTTAAATTTGGGTTACATGATTGTGTATTTTTTGTGTAGCTTTAAGAGGAGTGCAGACATTGAAGGCGAGGGCAATGAAGGAAGTGTGGAACATTGCATCAGTGATTCCAATGGACAAAGGACTCACTACTTCTACTGGAGGATGCAGCAACAATAATGTTAATGGTAGCAATGGAAGCTCAAGCAGTAGTCACAGTGGTGAACTTGTACAACAGGAGAATTTCTTGGGAACTTGTAGCCGAGAATGGCTCGCTAGAGGTTGTGAACTCCTCAAACGCACTCGCAAAGGTAACAAAAGTTCAATCTTATGTGTTTGAATTTTACACTTTAGTTCTTGATCTTTTGTCTAATGTTGTGTGACTTTTGCAGGTGATCTCCACTGG
The sequence above is a segment of the Camelina sativa cultivar DH55 chromosome 10, Cs, whole genome shotgun sequence genome. Coding sequences within it:
- the LOC104718948 gene encoding VAN3-binding protein-like, yielding MEKPMVSTWRPDPVYRPPETPLEPMEFLARSWSVSALEVSKALTPPNPQILLSKTEEEEEVEEPISTGDVDGEDTGLVSGNPFSFACSETSQMVMDRILSHSQEVSPRTSGRLSHSSGPLNGSLTDSPPVSPPESDGIKQFCRANNNSLNNINSQFRSTATTPGTITATATQSKTVGRWLKDRREKKKEETRAHNAQIHAAVSVAGVAAAVAAIAAATAASSSCGKDEQMAKTDMAVASAATLVAAQCVEAAEVMGAEREYLASVVSSAVNVRSAGDIMTLTAGAATALRGVQTLKARAMKEVWNIASVIPMDKGLTTSTGGCSNNNVNGSNGSSSSSHSGELVQQENFLGTCSREWLARGCELLKRTRKGDLHWKIVSVYINKTNQVMLKMKSRHVGGTFTKKKKNIVLEVIKNVPAWPGRHLLEGGDDLRYFGLKTVLRGDVEFEVKSQREYEMWTQGVSRLLVLAAERKFRM